GATGACATCCAAAAAAACCATCCCATTTTTATTAGAAGTAATGATAAAAATCAAGCACAAAGCTTGGCAAGTATTAATGTACGCACCACGCCGCACACTCACGGTACAATCATCACAGTAAGTCTTGTCAATACACAACAGTTGGCAGGCGAATCTGATGATAAAAAAGATAATACTAAGACCAAGGCTGGTCACAAAAAAGAGCAGGCTTTAAAAACACTATTTGATGTGAAATTCTCTTGTGTGGTCGATGAAGGTGTGGTGGGCGATTATCCCAGTGTGGATTATGCCCTGCTTAGTGAAAGCGAGCAGGAAATACAGCTACAATACCGCCACAAAAAGGTCTATGCAGTTGGGCATGGGACGGCGGCTCATTGGATATTAAAAGATGGGCGGGTGCATGAGATTATGTCGGATTTTATGCCCATCCAAGAAGTGCCACAGGTTACCGCTGACATCAATGATGAGTCTATAAAAAACGTGCTTTCTATGGCGTTTTTACAAAATACTCATACCAATACCCAAGCGGTATGCCGAGAGTTAAAGGCATTTGTGGAGCGGTATCGTGAATGGATACAAAGCCAAATCCATGAGCTTGACCGTATGGATACCCAAAACAGACCCGCAGGCGAGCGTTTAGTGGCTGGCATGATAACAGCGTGTGAGCGTATGTATGTAGGGATTGAGCTGATTGAGTCTGATGAGATGGTCGCTGCTGCTTTTGCTTATGCCAATCGTGCCATGTATATGCAGATGACGCACCCAAGCAAAAGCTGGCGTGCCTTTCAGTTGGCGTTTGTTTTGACCGCTTTAAAATCTACCACGCTTGAATACGATGATTTTCGTGATACGGTGGACTTGATTTGGTTCCCCACAGGTGGTGGCAAAACCGAAGCGTATCTTGGACTGACGGCGTATCAGATTTTGTACAGACGACTCAGATATCCAAATTCAGGCGGGGGTACAACGGTACTCATGCGTTATACCTTAAAACTACTTACCGTTCAGCAGTTTTTACGAGCCACTCGCTTGATTTGTGCTTTGGAGCTTATCCGTAAAGACAATCCGATGTTTGGACAAGAGCCGATAAGCATCGGACTTTGGGTAGGGCAGTCATCAAGTCCAAATACCTTAAAAGACACCCAAGAGCGACTACAAAAAGCCAAGCACAAGGATGAGTACAGCTCACTCATCATCACCCAATGCCCGTGGTGTCGCACAGCGTTTAATCATCAAAACTTCCACATGGACAAGAGTTATTTTTATATAGCTTGTCACAACAAAGCATGCGACTATGGCAAAGATGATGCAAAACTGCCATGCCAAATCGTGGATGAGATGCTGTATCGCACGCCACCAACTGTCCTGCTTGCCACGATAGATAAATGTGCGATGTTTGCATGGAATGAGAGCTCATCTGCCTTTTTTGGGCTAGGGTCAAATCGCCCGCCTGAGCTTATCATTCAAGATGAGCTGCATCTGATTGCCAATGCGTTGGGTTCGGTGGCAGGGGTGTATGAGTCTGCCTTACAGACGGTCATCACTGCCAAAGGTGTACGCCCCAAATATGTGGCATCAACCGCCACCATCAAAGAGGCCAAAAACCAAGTGCAAAAACTATTTGCTAAGGACTTGGCGATTTTCCCACCGCAAGGCTTGTCTGCCAGCGATGCATTTTTTGCCAAAGAAGTACCGCTTGATGTGCGAGCAGGTCGGCTGTATGTGGGGTATTTTGCTCCATTGCTCAGTCGCCGAAAAGCATTAACGCCTTTGGCATCTTTATTGATGGTTGCCCCTTTTGTTAAGTTTGGACATAGTGAGCAGGAATACTTTGACTGGATAGACGCTTGGTGGACGCAAGTGGTGTATCATGGCAGTCTAAAAGGTGTGGGCAACAGCCATCAGGCTTTTTTATCAGATGTGAAATCGCACTACCAAGATTATGTCAATGAATTTTTTGGTCGTGATGATGAACCGTCACACAATGATGAACCGTCACACAAAAATGAACTGTTGTTGGATAGAAAAGATAAACTTGAAAAATTAGGCTTTAATGAAAGATTTTTCAATGAAGTGGTGTCAAAGGACATTAAGGGGCGACAAGGTGCTCTCATCAAACAACTCACCAGTAATAACACCGACAGCGACAACACTCGCATCTTTGGGCAGCTTGCCAAAGACAGAAGCGACCCTGAATCAGTGAGTGTGGTGCTTGCCACCAACATGGTTGCCACAGGGCTTGATGTGTCTCGCTTGGCACTCATGATTATCAACGGTCAGCCCATCACGACCGCTGAGTACATTCAGGCAAGTAGCCGTGTGGGGCGTGGTGACATTGCAGGGGTGGTGTTTGCCAATTATTATAGAGACCAAGCTCGCAGTTTGTCGCATTATGAGAACTTCTATCCTTATCATCAGTCCTTTTATCGCCATGTAGAGCCGACCAGTATTACCCCTTACACGCACCAAGCACGTCGCCGAGCGTTGCACGCAGGACTTGTCATTGCGGTGCGACACGGTGTGACAGCCATGCTTGGCAATGACAAAGCTCATGAATTTTATGCCACAGATGAAAAAATCAAAGAAGTTGTTGATATCTACAAAGCGTTTTGTTGTCAGGCTGACCCTGCCCGAGCAGATGCCATTGTTCGCCATATCGATGGCTTATGCCAAGAGTGGCAAGAGTATGCTCAGGTGTTATCTGCCAAGCGTTTTTCGCCAAAACTGTACTACAAAGCCCAAGACAGTACGGGTCGAAGCTTGATATATGCTCACGGACAAGGCGAAAAAGGGCTTTGGGCGACTTTGCAGAGTATGCGTAATGTAGAAGACACAGGGGTGTTGGGGATACTATGAAAAAATTAAAATTTAGCAATGTCAGACTGTCGCACTTGCTACGCCATTGTGCGGTGGGTTCTATTGTGCGTACATCTCAGTTTTGTGTTACGGTCAAGGACACAAGTTTTTGGGCGGATAAAGAGGGTCGCCCATTTGGTAAGGAGATTTTATACGTTGAACAAATTAAAAAATCTTTGGGCATTACACAAAAGCTAAGACGTCCACCTGTGGGCAAGATAGACAACGAAGGTGAGTTTGAGCAGGGTAGTGGGTATTATATCCCTGCTCAGGTATTTCCTAGTTGGTTTGTCTGTACAAAATGCAGACGTTTACACAAAGGCAGTCACAAACAGCTGGATGATTCTGATAAAACCGACAAATCAGATAAAAAAGATAACAAGACCATGTTGGTTTGCAATGAGCCAAACTGCCATGGCGAGCTTGAGCAGGTGCATTTGGTGCAAGTAGATAACCGTGGTTATATGTATGATGTACCTTGGTATCGCATCGCACATCGTGGTAGCAAGGGGTGTGATTGGCGGAATAATAAACTAAAATGGTATGCCAGAACAGACAAAGGTTATCAAGAAAACAAGGTAGCTTGCGATTGTGGGGCATCTCAGGTGTTTAGCCTTGGTGAGTCAAGATATTTTCAAGGCTATCAACAGCCTTGGCTTTATGATGCGTGCTTTAAAGTTGATGGCAGACAGCTAGAAGAAGAGCAAGATACATCAAAGGCACAACCCACTGCTTATATCATGGAAGTCAATGACACTCGGGTACATACACCAATCACCAAAGAGGCATTGGTGATACCGCCAGAATCTCGCATTGCTCGTGGTACGCTTGTTGATAGATTATATTGCCATGAAAAAAAAGATGAGCTTTTACAGAGAGGTGCATACTCTGATGAGCAAAAAGCCCTGAAAAATCGTCTAAAAAGTGAATTTGATTGCGATAATGCATCCTTAGAAGAGGCGATTGAGTTATTGCGTGAGGGTTATCCTAATTTTGATCAGGAGTTTCAAGAAAAACCACTGCATGAATTGGAGTATGAGGCTTTGATGACGCCCACAAATTTTGATGATGATGAAGATTTTGTCACTCATCATGTGAGCGATGAATTTCATCATACTTTGCAAAGTATGAATCAAGATGGTTTTGGTAAGTTTGACAGACTTATTGATAAAGTTGTGGCAGTTAATAAACTCAAAGAAATTTTGGTGTTTAAGGGCTTTACTCGTGGTGGCGAGTTGTTGTCCGATGACACCAAAATAAGTGTGGATAATACAGAGCAAATTAATGGCGGTGAATTGAGCGGCAATCATAAGCAGGACAGGGATGATAGAACCATACCGCCTGATGTGATGGGCATTAGTAATTGGCTACCTGCTTTGGAGTTGTATGGCGAAGGGATTTTTATCAGTTTTAATGAATCTATCATCAAGCGATGGCAACAAGATGAGCAAATCCAAAAACGAGCAGAGATTTTTGCTGAACGATTATCTGGCAGTGCTCATGCTTACACGCTAAGCCAAAAAGATTTGGTGGTAAATGCCAGATTTTTGTTTTTGCACGCATTCTCACACTTATTGATTAAGGAACTTGAAAGTTTAGCGGGTTATCCTGCGGCATCTTTAAAAGAGAAGATTTACAGCAGCAGCGACCCTGACAACCCTATGGCAGGCGTGCTGATTTACACGGCGATTGCGGACGTAGATGGTACACTTGGTGGGCTGGTTGAATTGTCCGAACCCAAGAGTATGATTCAGGTGCTGACCCGTGTATTTGAGCGTGTCCAATGGTGTTCGCTTGACCCTGTGTGTGGCAGTCATGAAGGGCAAGGACCTGCATTATTAAATATGGCAGCATGCCATTCATGTTTGTTGTTACCCGAGACAAGCTGTATGTGTGGCAACGTCTTGTTAGACCGTGTGATGATAAAAGGCGATGAGCATACGCCGTCTATTTTTGATTTTGTGAAATGAAAATAAGGAGATTTTGTGGATAAGTCCAGACGATTTAGCTTGCCCAATATTGAAGATTTGACCAAAACCCAAGAGAGAGTCATGGCACTACCTAGTGAAGGTCGTTATCTTATCGCAGGCGGGCCTGGTACGGGCAAATCTGTGGTGGCACTGTTTCGTGTCAAAAAATTGCAACGTGAAGAAAAAACATATCATTGCTTGGTGTATAATACACTGCTCAATGAATCCAACCAACAGCTTGCCAAGTCCACAGAGCAGTCAGGCGGTCAGGATAAAGTGGTTGAAAAGGTAAATCTTACCACTTATATTGGTTGGTTCAATAACCAAATATATAAAGAGATATTTAATGAAAAAGCCCCTAGGGTAAATATCACGCCAGTTTATATTGACAATGACTGGGAGAGTATTATCTCAAACATTAGGAGTTTTAAAGATAATCCGGATAATGTTTTGCCTGATTATGGCAATCGCTATTTGGTGATTGATGAAGGTCAGGATATGGCAAAAGGATTTTATGAGTCTTTATTATTGATTGGGTTTAAGAATATTTTTGTGGTTGCCGACCAAAATCAGCGTATCGGGAAAAATAACAGCAGTCTAGAAGAAATTTGCCATATTCTTAATTTAGACGAAGAAGATGTGTTTGACTTGACAGAAAATCATCGTAACACTTATGCCATTGCTGTGTTGTGCCAGCAGTTTTATACGGGCGGTAGTGTACGACCTGCCTTGCCATTATCAACCATGAATGAAGAAAGTCCTGTTTTGTATTATTACGACGAGCAAAATTTTGATAGGCTTGTCAATCGAATATTTCTAACCGCTACAAATAAACCAAAAGAATTGATTGGTATTATTGCCCCTAATGACGATATTTGTCAAAAGTATTTTGATAAATTGCAAGAAAAAAACAATCAAGGCTTTGATGTAAATATCGTTTTTAGAAATTCCAAAAACAAAAATGCAGTTAATTTTGGTGAAGGGGGCATTGTGATTATCAATCATCAATCGTGCAAAGGCCTAGAGTTTGATACCGTATTTTTGGCTGATATCAATTATTTGGGGGCAAGACAAGCGGATATTGATGGATTAAAAAAGAAACTGTACGTCATGACATCACGAGCTAAGAAAAAACTCATCTTATTATCAAGCAGTCAAACGAGTTCTACCAATAATACTTGGATAAGTGCGTTGGATTTATTACCAACTCATCAAGATGAGATGGGGAATTTGATTTTAAAAAGAGAAGTAATGCAAACAGCTAATGCTTATACAAAGGAGACAGATTATGCAAACTAATATGACAAAGACAAAAAGACCAGTCACATGGCATATTGCAACCAACCATCTAAACTTGGCATACATGACATCTATTGGCATGGTGCCACCGGTGAGTTTTTTGGGTAATAAATATTACCATGATTGTTTGGCTTGGTTTGGTGATTATATTCCGCTGTTTAAAAAAATCCCGCAAAATGTGCACGAATACAACATTGATGAAGACAAACGCACCTTAAAACCTTGTACTTTAACTTTAAAAAAGAGTTTTATTGATGAGTTAATAAAAAGACAAATCAAAGAATTACCTGCTTTTATCAATGGTGCTTGGCAAATGATTGATATTCATCATGATGAATTAAATGGGGCAGAAGTGATATTAGTACCAGCTCCGATTTCTTTATCAGATGTTGATGGTGTGGTATTTAAAAATATTGACGATGAAAATACCTTTCAAGAGCGTTTGTTAAATAGTGCCAATTCATTGTCATTGCCAATCAAAAAGGCGAATGAAAAGTTGTTTAATCAAAAAAATACACAAGAGAATGTTGAAGTTTACCAAAGCTTGGGATTTCTTTTTGAATTGCCACCGCTTGAACCTTTAAATCAAAATTTGGCAAATGCCATTACTGCCATTCTCAATCATTTGATGATATTGTCTAATACCAATCAAAAAGCAGGGCAATTATTAAA
This Moraxella sp. K1664 DNA region includes the following protein-coding sequences:
- a CDS encoding helicase-related protein; this translates as MSGGLERSKDLMAQHRRSMVDWVKAELSGANLKQSQVYLGLPSDRYVVGVLFPIGAGLGIDPAGDVIDEMATDATSAQEDEKETAESVKQVRYVPPSSVGFSFFVASRSWQIQVMASAKRFVGIDGEADGQARNKEGQYVKDSYEIDCLALSDESIVIRHDDIQKNHPIFIRSNDKNQAQSLASINVRTTPHTHGTIITVSLVNTQQLAGESDDKKDNTKTKAGHKKEQALKTLFDVKFSCVVDEGVVGDYPSVDYALLSESEQEIQLQYRHKKVYAVGHGTAAHWILKDGRVHEIMSDFMPIQEVPQVTADINDESIKNVLSMAFLQNTHTNTQAVCRELKAFVERYREWIQSQIHELDRMDTQNRPAGERLVAGMITACERMYVGIELIESDEMVAAAFAYANRAMYMQMTHPSKSWRAFQLAFVLTALKSTTLEYDDFRDTVDLIWFPTGGGKTEAYLGLTAYQILYRRLRYPNSGGGTTVLMRYTLKLLTVQQFLRATRLICALELIRKDNPMFGQEPISIGLWVGQSSSPNTLKDTQERLQKAKHKDEYSSLIITQCPWCRTAFNHQNFHMDKSYFYIACHNKACDYGKDDAKLPCQIVDEMLYRTPPTVLLATIDKCAMFAWNESSSAFFGLGSNRPPELIIQDELHLIANALGSVAGVYESALQTVITAKGVRPKYVASTATIKEAKNQVQKLFAKDLAIFPPQGLSASDAFFAKEVPLDVRAGRLYVGYFAPLLSRRKALTPLASLLMVAPFVKFGHSEQEYFDWIDAWWTQVVYHGSLKGVGNSHQAFLSDVKSHYQDYVNEFFGRDDEPSHNDEPSHKNELLLDRKDKLEKLGFNERFFNEVVSKDIKGRQGALIKQLTSNNTDSDNTRIFGQLAKDRSDPESVSVVLATNMVATGLDVSRLALMIINGQPITTAEYIQASSRVGRGDIAGVVFANYYRDQARSLSHYENFYPYHQSFYRHVEPTSITPYTHQARRRALHAGLVIAVRHGVTAMLGNDKAHEFYATDEKIKEVVDIYKAFCCQADPARADAIVRHIDGLCQEWQEYAQVLSAKRFSPKLYYKAQDSTGRSLIYAHGQGEKGLWATLQSMRNVEDTGVLGIL
- a CDS encoding DUF1998 domain-containing protein translates to MKKLKFSNVRLSHLLRHCAVGSIVRTSQFCVTVKDTSFWADKEGRPFGKEILYVEQIKKSLGITQKLRRPPVGKIDNEGEFEQGSGYYIPAQVFPSWFVCTKCRRLHKGSHKQLDDSDKTDKSDKKDNKTMLVCNEPNCHGELEQVHLVQVDNRGYMYDVPWYRIAHRGSKGCDWRNNKLKWYARTDKGYQENKVACDCGASQVFSLGESRYFQGYQQPWLYDACFKVDGRQLEEEQDTSKAQPTAYIMEVNDTRVHTPITKEALVIPPESRIARGTLVDRLYCHEKKDELLQRGAYSDEQKALKNRLKSEFDCDNASLEEAIELLREGYPNFDQEFQEKPLHELEYEALMTPTNFDDDEDFVTHHVSDEFHHTLQSMNQDGFGKFDRLIDKVVAVNKLKEILVFKGFTRGGELLSDDTKISVDNTEQINGGELSGNHKQDRDDRTIPPDVMGISNWLPALELYGEGIFISFNESIIKRWQQDEQIQKRAEIFAERLSGSAHAYTLSQKDLVVNARFLFLHAFSHLLIKELESLAGYPAASLKEKIYSSSDPDNPMAGVLIYTAIADVDGTLGGLVELSEPKSMIQVLTRVFERVQWCSLDPVCGSHEGQGPALLNMAACHSCLLLPETSCMCGNVLLDRVMIKGDEHTPSIFDFVK
- a CDS encoding ATP-binding domain-containing protein is translated as MDKSRRFSLPNIEDLTKTQERVMALPSEGRYLIAGGPGTGKSVVALFRVKKLQREEKTYHCLVYNTLLNESNQQLAKSTEQSGGQDKVVEKVNLTTYIGWFNNQIYKEIFNEKAPRVNITPVYIDNDWESIISNIRSFKDNPDNVLPDYGNRYLVIDEGQDMAKGFYESLLLIGFKNIFVVADQNQRIGKNNSSLEEICHILNLDEEDVFDLTENHRNTYAIAVLCQQFYTGGSVRPALPLSTMNEESPVLYYYDEQNFDRLVNRIFLTATNKPKELIGIIAPNDDICQKYFDKLQEKNNQGFDVNIVFRNSKNKNAVNFGEGGIVIINHQSCKGLEFDTVFLADINYLGARQADIDGLKKKLYVMTSRAKKKLILLSSSQTSSTNNTWISALDLLPTHQDEMGNLILKREVMQTANAYTKETDYAN